CCACCATCGCTATTTCCATGTGTTCCTCTAGTACACTGTCCACCACCACATCCAGCTCCTCCTGCACCTACTACAtcattaatccatatgacaccattgcgccgaaggcgccccttcTCCATAGgcgcgcccttatatagcactgtCTACACTACTCACCTCTGTGGCACTCTGAATCCTTACAACTAATCTGCTGGAACTCCCCTTTCAACCCCTCCAGTCCTGTCCTGAACCcctctatcaaatagaccaaccatgacaggtaggtcccggccatggctggactcaactggccatactgctggccactcaAAGGAGAGAGGTATGGACAACACTTATTAGTGCCACCACTAGCACTACTACAGCCAAATAGGGTCTTTAGGGAGCCATCCGTAGTGCTGTGACTACAGGCACTaccactagtactactactacctacaccaccatgagtcactgtcagtggtactactccATTACTCTACATCACTACCCTCTACACTACCAGTGCGCGCCACCGTGACGGACACTGTCAGGTACTATCCTTGTGGCGCGCCCCTATAGCACTAGACCAGTACTACTCCCTGTATGTATACTTACCGTTCCACTTGGtcagtgcctggaccacTTTATTATCTTTACCCATATGGAGCAGCACCTCTTTTTCTAAATCTCCTAGCTTCGTATACACCTCCTTtttaccaccaccaccaccctggtttcccccaatgtagactatatagtaatagaacccaaagaggtcacccagagtCCGTGGCACTGTGGGAGTAATACAGGCCAGTAGcctcagtagtaccactagggtgccatggcacttctctgggtcacagtagtactccaggagcAGTGACAGCGTCCTgccagtgcagtgggcgGGGTACTTGTTCTGAGTGCCTTGTCCTGCTACACgatgagtccatgtgaCTACCGTGGCacccttatagaactagggtgggacgtaccttgTGCCGGTGGTGACAGATCCGCTGTCTTATGGGTACCCTTGGttaaatctgtgcataccatgagtcactattggttactgtggcgcccagggggtgcccctagtgtatatacagtgccttaGGGGTGCCATAGAGtactgggacgtacctttgaagttAGTTTCCTTTTCCCAGCCCATTGGGACTGGACAGTGTTTAGGAGCTCCTTCATAATGCCCCGGTGGATTTTCATACTTGGTAGTCCAGTGCTTTTCTATATCTGGGTATCTTTTTACACTACTTCCTGTAGTTTCCTTGCATTTTAGTGAACCGAGAATATCACACAAGAAGCTCTGTAATGGTGATCCTTCACCGGGTGATCCACCCGTGTGCTGGATAGCTCCGTCTGCCAGACATTTACACTTCTGTCCAGCACCATTATCTGCTACACCATTATTCCAATAGCActgggcgcgccactgtaacggtcACTGTCAAGTACCATCTCTATACGGCGCGCATAATGCGATATCACTTACCTGTACACTGCCACTTATTGGTAACTTTCCCATCCCTCATTGCCACCTGAtaaccatacctacaactctTCCAGCCCAGCACTACTCCTGATCCCACTCCTGCCCCTCCTCCGGCCGCTATCGCGCCCGTACtacattgcttcctaaggaagtagagctggtagaagcagtggtagacatataccctcagttggtccaggcactgggcggcAGAGCCGCCCATGTcaaagccaaagagcccattggcatacatcccatggagggggcctacaCATAGTGTTagggagtggtactacagGGTACTTACCGAAATCCTTTACagccaggtggtacccgccgtagcagactTGGCCTTTCTCCAGGGGTTTTCCGGTGGAAGCTGCTGCCGGTGCCGGTGCCTGGGGAGCTGCCTTGGCTGCGTCTTCAAGGGTACACCTCTTATTGCGGTCCTTACTGTGTTCAGGACACTTCTTCTGGTCAGCACTACCAGCAGCACTTCCACTACTAcctaccacaccataagtccacatgactacccctagggcactgttgcgcccctGGCGCCCCTATAGAGCACTAGACTAATGTACTCACCTGCGGTAGTAGAATCAGTGTCAGTGCCACTGGTATTgatggtcccctggataccgatgagtaccagtgggcagtagccacaggcggccattaggtagtgggtaatgtCCTTACGCTGGAGGGTGGTACTGGCAATAGAACCACCTTTGTCATCGTAGAGTTTGATGTCCTTCTCTTGGTTCCCATTGGTCACCAAATCCGTCTTTTGTTGCATCCTCCCTACCAATTCCTTGTATCCCTGactatatggcaatgcactaagccagtagaggatctcacggataGTGCGTGGTTTCCTAAGAGAGGGAGTCTCTTTCTTGGTATCACTAGTGGCCGGCTTCGCCGGCGTCACTTTATTGGCCCCGGCACtgcctgccctgaagtacccactggccaggatgtggagtaccaataaGGGATAATCCTGACATAATTTCTCAGTGGTACTGCCCTTGGCAGCACCCTGTGCTGCACCATAGATActactgtagtactcagctacactatctgggtcacattggtactactgaggaggtggacttaCCACCAGTCTTGTCACCTAACGAGGCAAATTCTTTCCACGGGATGCTATTTTTCTTATCTTTACCCGCAAGTATTTTCCACACGACGTATCCAGTCCCATTTTTAATcctatccaggtcatagcccatggccgccatgaatgatgCAAGTCCCTTATTCTCAGCATTCTCTATGTTGTTCAAACTACTTTCCTCCCACCTTCTCTCGCTGCCCTTAGCGTTGCACGTcaggaaccccaactggctgagtccactccagatgagacatactgaccctaggaatacccgggccaggaggtgaACATCTGTAGTACTGTTGGTAGTACTGTTACAATAACGTACCTTGGGCGGCCTTCACTGGGTTGACAGTAACTGCACTACCAGCACTTCCACTTCCTCCGGCACCTACTACAGGATAACTCCATATGACTAccagtgggtacttacctgtggtaccattgactATGTTCGTCCAT
This is a stretch of genomic DNA from Babesia bovis T2Bo chromosome 1, whole genome shotgun sequence. It encodes these proteins:
- a CDS encoding variant erythrocyte surface antigen-1 beta subunit, translated to MAQAQAWTPYNSLTKPPTNLKEAIDWVLRVTGKDGKKNEKTAPAAPPSTSNAPHCLCYLAKAVKDLLYDAKDPGSPGPSQQRYWDTLLLDQEKTLVLPVLTDLGLLGDSTSAARDTCAGGTEVIKTLIDHLALGLQKWVGWQKGKEVCCLDTETGIGGKCTCPGGGAGGCCTGSSGTCTCASANNCYKSAYNKDSALWTNIVNGTTGAGGSGSAGSAVTVNPVKAAQDVHLLARVFLGSVCLIWSGLSQLGFLTCNAKGSERRWEESSLNNIENAENKGLASFMAAMGYDLDRIKNGTGYVVWKILAGKDKKNSIPWKEFASLGDKTGDSVAEYYSSIYGAAQGAAKGSTTEKLCQDYPLLVLHILASGYFRAGSAGANKVTPAKPATSDTKKETPSLRKPRTIREILYWLSALPYSQGYKELVGRMQQKTDLVTNGNQEKDIKLYDDKGGSIASTTLQRKDITHYLMAACGYCPLVLIGIQGTINTSGTDTDSTTAGSSGSAAGSADQKKCPEHSKDRNKRCTLEDAAKAAPQAPAPAAASTGKPLEKGQVCYGGYHLAVKDFGPLHGMYANGLFGFDMGGSAAQCLDQLRVYVYHCFYQLYFLRKQCSTGAIAAGGGAGVGSGVVLGWKSCRYGYQVAMRDGKVTNKWQCTDNGAGQKCKCLADGAIQHTGGSPGEGSPLQSFLCDILGSLKCKETTGSSVKRYPDIEKHWTTKYENPPGHYEGAPKHCPVPMGWEKETNFKDLTKGTHKTADLSPPAQGQGTQNKYPAHCTGRTLSLLLEYYCDPEKCHGTLVVLLRLLACITPTVPRTLGDLFGFYYYIVYIGGNQGGGGGKKEVYTKLGDLEKEVLLHMGKDNKVVQALTKWNGSSSTSGSACSHSTTDGSLKTLFGCSSASGGTNKCCPYLSPLSGQQYGQLSPAMAGTYLSWLVYLIEGFRTGLEGLKGEFQQISCKDSECHRGAGGAGCGGGQCTRGTHGNSDGGDGVCKCPSVVSCTGVLPVLYKYGFGYGNVETLHKPTGGGPKKCDAFLTTLKGVLNGQHLKKDGTKGGLHHEINKLIYTTRLPWIFVLTLAWLVAVLYLAFGAIWPLDWTHMRSHCRGWFRKGSLSPWEVLMVGKKKGRGILEYFGGR